A segment of the Synechococcus sp. CBW1002 genome:
CTACACCTTGGCCGCCAAGCTGGCCGAGCTCGGCATCTCCCTGTCATTCTCGCGGCCGCGGGTGAGCAATGACAACGCCTACGTTGAGTCATGGTTCCGAACCATGAAATATCACCAGAGCTATCCAGTGCGTCGTTTCCGGGATCTTCTCTCAGTGCGTGCCTGGGTCGATGGTTTTGTTGACTGGTACAACGCTGAGCATCGTCACAGCGGCATCAAGTATGTGACGCCCAATCAACGTCACTACGGAGAAGCTGACGCGATCTGCAGAGTCCGTCAGCAGACCTATGAGCAGGCGCGTGCGCAACATCCACGCCGCTGGGCCAGGCCACCTCGCGATTGGGCTCAGCCAACAGTCGTGCGGGTCAACCATCCCAGACCGCAGGACACTGTCGCTGCTTGAAGATCAGAAACCCAGGCCCCAGGGGGTTGTGGTTGGACCGCCCGCAAGAGGCGGGCCGGCCTCAGCCTCCGACCGGGGGCCGGCCGCTCAAGCCTGCGCTCCTGATCAACGCGCGATGAC
Coding sequences within it:
- a CDS encoding integrase core domain-containing protein, with product MDVWSRRILGVEVHDRECGELAKHFFDRVCRDEGISSGSTTILHADNGAPMRSYTLAAKLAELGISLSFSRPRVSNDNAYVESWFRTMKYHQSYPVRRFRDLLSVRAWVDGFVDWYNAEHRHSGIKYVTPNQRHYGEADAICRVRQQTYEQARAQHPRRWARPPRDWAQPTVVRVNHPRPQDTVAA